The following are from one region of the Strix aluco isolate bStrAlu1 chromosome 30, bStrAlu1.hap1, whole genome shotgun sequence genome:
- the POLR3GL gene encoding DNA-directed RNA polymerase III subunit RPC7-like, with amino-acid sequence MAGRGRGRGRGQMTFNVEAVGIGKGDALPPPTLQPSPLFPPLEHRAAPLPGGEEGEYMLALKQELRGAMKGLPYFVKPGAPRRDIERYSDKYQISSPVDSAIDWNPDWRRLPRELKIRVRRLRKGRTTILIPKCKQRVALDKEEAIKKLESLEKKEEEVTSEEEEEKEEEEEGKEEEEEEYDEEEHEEETDYIMSYFDNGEDFGADSDDNMDEAVY; translated from the exons atggcgggtcggggccggggccgcggccgcgggCAAATGACCTTCAACGTGGAGGCGGTGGGGATCGGGAAGGGGGAcgcgctgcccccccccaccctccagcCCTCCCCCCTCTTCCCG ccgctggAGCACCGGGCGGCGCCGCTGCCggggggggaggagggcgagTACATGCTGGCGCTGAAGCAGGAGCTGCGGGGCGCCATGAAGGGGCTCCCCTACTTCGTCAAACCCGGGGCGCCCCGGAGAG ataTCGAGCGCTACTCAGACAAGTACCAGATCTCCAGCCCCGTTGACAGCGCCATCGACTGGAACccag ACTGGAGGCGGCTGCCGCGGGAGCTGAAGATCCGGGTGCGGCGGCTGCGGAAAGGCA ggaCCACCATCCTCATCCCCAAGTGCAAGCAGCGGGTCGCCCTGGACAAGGAGGAGGCCATTAAGAAGCTGGAG agcctggagaagaaggaggaggaggtgacgtcggaggaggaggaggagaaggaggaggaagaagaagggaaggaagaggaggaagaggagtacGACGAGGAGGAGCACGAGGAG gaGACCGACTACATCATGTCCTACTTCGACAACGGGGAGGACTTCGGCGCCGACAGCGACGACAACATGGACGAGGCCGTTtactga